In the genome of Vicia villosa cultivar HV-30 ecotype Madison, WI linkage group LG7, Vvil1.0, whole genome shotgun sequence, one region contains:
- the LOC131620166 gene encoding uncharacterized protein LOC131620166 — protein sequence MKDILTKKKIYIDQETIILDANCSAIIQRTLPRKESDHERVTLPVIIGDIHVGKGLVDLGSSINFIPLSMVKRLGIIDMKATRITLQLANKSTTHPHGVSKDLLVKVDKFLYLVDFVVIDMEEDVDTPLILSRPFMKTERMMIEIDDGLMKLRFQDEEVCFNIFEAMNHSNDK from the coding sequence ATGAAGGATATCCTCACTAAGAAGAAAATATATATAGATCAAGAAACCATCATCCTTGACGCAAATTGTAGTGCAATCATTCAACGTACTCTACCGCGGAAAGAAAGCGATCATGAACGAGTTACGTTGCCGGTTATAATTGGTGACATTCATGTTGGAAAAGGTTTGGTTGATTTGGGTTCTAGTATCAATTTTATTCCATTATCCATGGTGAAGAGATTGGGAATTATTGACATGAAAGCAACAAGAATCACATTGCAATTGGCCAACAAGTCCACaactcatcctcatggagtttcAAAAGATTTACTTGTAAAAGTAGATAAATTCTTGTATCTGGTTGACTTTGTTGTtattgatatggaggaagatgttgatacACCATTGATCCTTAGTAGACCTTTCATGAAGACCGAAAggatgatgattgaaattgatgatggtttgatgaaattgaggtttCAAGATGAAGAAGTGTGTTTTAATATCTTTGAAGCAATGAATCATTCAAATGATAAATGA